One window of Silurus meridionalis isolate SWU-2019-XX chromosome 9, ASM1480568v1, whole genome shotgun sequence genomic DNA carries:
- the LOC124390852 gene encoding cortexin domain-containing 1, which yields MEETTPDPAFVDVDQGLTLACIAFLCLLLVAMIIRCAKVIMDPYSAIPTSTWEEQHLDD from the coding sequence ATGGAAGAGACAACGCCAGACCCCGCATTCGTAGATGTGGACCAGGGCTTGACTCTAGCATGCATTGCTTTCCTCTGCCTGCTGCTGGTGGCCATGATCATCCGCTGTGCCAAAGTCATCATGGACCCATACAGCGCCATCCCCACATCCACCTGGGAGGAGCAACATCTAGACGACTAG